CACTGCAAGGTGTCATAGAGCTTGGCCTCCACACTCTTCCCAGTCTGGGTGAACTCCAGGGctgcaaaagagaaaggagagataAGCATAGCAACAAATGTTGCAAAGCCCTGCTCCAccccagggaagggaaaggaggtcCCACTGAACACCCTGGACCACTGGGACCCTCAACATGCCACCCTTCTCACCTCTGTTTTTCAGGGCGGCTGCCAAGGGCAAGAAGTAGCTGGTGAAGAATCCAAGCCGCGTTCCCTGCACATGGTCCCGCAGCACTGGCAGGAGCCAGCTGCGGGGGAAATCCAGGGTCTCCCTAGGAAGGGAGGCATGGGTCAGGGAACCATGGGGCACTGTGGCATCAGCCCCTGAGCACAGCGCACTTCCACCCAACCCCAAAGCTGGGCACAGGTAGGCTCAGCTGCCAAACACCTCCAGCACTGCATGGGGACTGAAGATGAATGTAATGAACAGCTGTAAAGCTGCCACCCCATGACTGTACTCACTCCTTGCCATCAATCTCCAGCGGCACAGCTTCCAGCAGCACCTCGGGGCCCATGGTGCTCACAGCAGCCCCCACTGCCTGGTCCACTTCAGCAGTGTACGGAAAGTGTGGGGAGAGACGCAGGTCACACAGGGACTGGAGACACTGCCAGGACAGGGCAGCATGGTCACAGAGCAGCCATGAAGGCAGGTCTGGCACGTGTCCCTTACTATGCCTGTCCAGGGATGCCAGCTGCCCTGCATGTCCCCATGTACGCTCTGCCCACATGCGTGCAGGACAGTGGGCACTGGTATGGCCCTGCTCCACAGATGGGAGGGGCCAACACAGCCTGGATAGCAACGCAGACACCCCACCTCCCTCTATGGATAAGTCTGTGTCCTCACAGACTGGCTCACCTTCCTCATGATGGGATGGCACTGCTTCCCACATGTCTCAAAGAAGACCTCCAGGACCCGCAGCACCTCATCCCATGCTGCATGGAAACGGTATGTCAGCCCTTCTTCCACTGATCTGGGGAGAGGAGACAGTCACACTGGCAGTGATCAGGGTGCTCACCAGGCCTGCCAGACCCCATCAAGGACCAGGCAGATGCTGGTCAGAGCTCAGTCAGGCTCATGGGGACAGCCCCTCCCACACTACCACTTCTCACTTGAACATCTTGCACAAGtaggcagcaggggctggggcagatgCAGAGACAGTGCCCAGGTTCTCCATGTGGGGAGCAATGCACTCGCTCAGGAGGGTCTGCAAGGGCAAACAGGGAAATGGGATAGCCATGGACCGTGGAACCCTGAGCCTGGCAGGCACAGAGGAGCACACCACTCCCTGGCAAAACCCAAGCCCCTAATCAGAGCCCCCCACAAGGCATAGGGTAACTAGGCAAGCAAAGTGACTGGTACCTCCAGGGTCTGTGCTGCTGTCGACACCACCTGGGAGTGTGGAGAAAGGAAGCAATTCATGGCAGCAGAGAAGAGCCGGGGCAGGTGAGCCCAGCACAGGTCCTTCCGCAGCCTGGAgaccagggatggagcaggtgaGAGACCAAGTGGGCacctctccccctgcccagccatggcccCTGCCCACACCTGCCCAGGTTGATGTGCGCCCGCTCCATGGTCGACAGCCAGGTCAGCAGCGGCTGCAGGTCACTCATGCTGGGGACGTAGTCATAGAGGGCCTGGGGAAGCACAGGATGGGGTGTGTGGCATACCACTGCCAGTTCTGTCCTCCCTCGCACTGGCACCCCACACTCACAGTGATGATCTGGGCGTTGAGCTCAGCCGGCAGGCAGGCCACACTGGCCTGGGCACTGAAGAGGCTGTGGAAGGCTTGCATGGCACACGCTGTCACCAGCTGAAAAGGGCACAATGTCACAAGAGTGGGCTTTGCTTTgcacctctctctctccactCCAAAGCAGATTCTGCCCTGggaaacccagcactgctgcaacTGTGACCCATCTACAAAGCCTCTCTTCCCCAACAGTCAGGTCAGCAAGCACCAGCGgccctgggctcctctgcatTTGCATCTTGCATTTCCACACTCCCAGTTGGCAGACAAGGGAGTTTGAACCCTTCTAGAGTCCAGCCAATGGGGAAAGGGTCTGCCCTTGCTATCCCTGGAGTGGGAATACTCACCACATGGCTCAGGGTCATGACACGGAGCAAAGTCTCGCAGCAGGTCTTCACCATGGCTGCAGGGAAGCAGGGCAGTACATCCCGCAGCAGAGCAAGGACATGAAGTGTAGTGGTGGCCTCCTTGGCAcctgtgggagcagagcaaCTTCTGAACTTATGGTACCACACAGCAAAGCCCCCAATACAGCACTGGGGCTGAACCACAGAATCAGGGTGAACGCTCTCTTGACTCCTGAGAGGAGCAGCATTGAGGACTGAACTGTTTAGGACCCTTCAAGGCACCTTAGGTGCCCCAGAAGTGTGTGACATCCTCCCAGGCAATCCAGGGCGTTGCaccctcccctcttcccttcaAGTCCTTATCTTCCCACAGCAGTGGAAGGGTCCCTCCCACTCTCAGCTGCAGATCCCAAGCTTCAGTGTCCCACACCTCCAGCTTTTTCAATCTCCTGCACACAGAACTTGGCTGTGGAGGGTGCCGCAGGGTGATACTCAGGGGCTGCATCGCCAAACATGAACTCGCTGCCCCTCAGGACAGAGCACACACCGTACTGTGCTGCCTTTCGCACCTGGGGGAAGAATAACCTAAGTGAGTAGAGGCTATGGACCTGGaaggcacagccagccccagAAACAAGACCCAAAGGCAGCATCAGCACCTGCCAGGGGCACCAGGCTCTCACCTTGGGCTTGGTATGAACACAGAAACTCAGCAAGCCATGATAGACCTGGAGGGTGACAGGGTAGCTCCAGGCTGCCAAGTCCTGCTTTCTCAACAACGTAGCAAGGCAAGAGAGGACCTGTGAcaagggagcagcaggggcatTAGCATCATCCCACAGAAAAAcccctgctcactgcaggcagagcacccagcatcccctgggcagagctgaCCACCCCCTGGCTACTCACCCATCGCAGGGCAGATGTGGAGCTGCTACAGGCCTGTGAGGACACAATACTCATGAAAGCTTTTGAAGCATCTGAGAACTTTTTAATAAGAACAGGATTTGGGACCCTGTCAGGAGAAGGGCGCATGTCAGTGGGGTAAGTAGCAGGCAGCTGGTGGCAGTCACACAGGAAACTGCATCACCAGCTTGTCCCTGTTGGGTCCTTTCCCCAGCCTGAGGAGGGAGGACAGTACCAGCCCCTCTTCCATGATGGGCTCTGTAGCTCTGCCCATTCCTTCATCAGTCACTCACCTTTTTAGTACAAGATTAAGTAAGTAGGCGACAGCAGACAGTGACTCGGGGGACTCCACTGCTTCCAGCGTGGTCATCTGGGAACAGAGGACAGTTCAGCAAGACGGACTGATAATTTACACTGGGCCAACCCTTCACCAGGccttgggatggggcagagaaACCAGGAGCAGCATAATCTCTACTGAAGAAAGACACTGGGGCCTTGGCTACAAGCACAGACCCTTCCTCCACCAACCCTCCCGAGAGCCCACCCATGCTGCCAATAGCAGCTCTCCTCGTGCCTCCTCCCTACGGCCATCACTCACCAGTGCAGCAAAGTACTCAGTCTCACTCTCCTTGCCCCCCTGCGAGCGGATCACCTCTGtcacagctgccagcactgcacagaTCTACAAGGAGCAACCACAGAGGGTCAGCACTCCTCGGCCTCACACCCAGGGGTGCCAACCCCACCAGACATTGcccttccctggccctgctcctgcccctaCCTCTTTGTGAGCAGCAGAGTTAGACTCCCAGAAGCGCTGCACCTTGCTAAAAGTGACGTTGGTGCAGTCGCTCAAGCCACTCAGAAAGGTGCCAGAGGATTTCTCCGTGGCGGCCTCGGCAGCCTCATCCTGCTCCATGTGGAGCTGAGCGCTGTCACTCGCCCGCCCCAGGCGCAGGGACCCCGACTGCAGCTCATTGTGCAGCTTCACTGCATCCACCGTcaaactgcttttctctgtggGGGTGAGAGACATGTCAGAACTGCAAAGTCACATTGCTCCACCACTCACCCCAAAACCCTCCATgctcccctctgctcccagccagaCTGGCTCGGCTGGAACTCATGTCCAGCATGTGGGACACTGTTGCTGCTTTGCCCCAGTGGGAGAAAGCACATTAATAACTTGAAAGAGCTCTTCATCTCTGTGAAAACAAACCAGAGCATGGTCCAGCCATCACCTCTGATGTAGGAGAGCCTTATGTCTACACAAACATGTCTTAGTGTGCCAAGGCTTTAACAGTGAGATAGTTCTTGTACTCTACAACCAGACATTGAGGGCACACACTGCATGTCCCTCTGAGTCCCAGACATCAGCCCGCAGCCAGGTGCAAGAGGACAGTGCACGCTGCAAGTCCTGTTTCTTCATCTGCAAGAGAAAGACCTCTttggccagcagcagccaggactCTCGCAGTGCCTGGCAGACTTTAGTTTACTTTCCCCATCACTCAGTAGGAGTTTCTGCCACGTTCCTCGCGGCACCGGACATCACAGCAGGATTTACAGGTGTGGCTACGGGCTTTTAGGAGTCTTGTAAGGTGACAAGCACTGCAGCGTGCGGTGCCCTGTTCCGCTCCTCAGGCCCGGTACCACGGTGATGGTAACGAGGACACATTCGAGTCCTCCTCCCCGGTTTGCTGCCTccgcctgccccgggactgTCAGCGCCTCCGGGCCCTCCAGCCCTCGCCCCAGCTCCCGGAGGACCCCAAGGCTCGCCCCGCAGACCGCCGGGCCCCTGCACCCCACCGGGAAGAGCTGGGCACAGGTCGGCCGCTGGCCGCCTCAGAGCCCTGCCACCCTGCCCGCCCCTTTCCTCACCCGCGGGCCGGCTGCAGAAGCGGCTGCGGGCGGCCAGGCGGTGCTGGCGGGTCTCGGGGTTGCAGTCGCTGCTGTGGCCCTTCCGCCACCGCTTCAGCTTGGCCGCCGCTCCCGAGCGGAGCCGCCCGCTCCGCGCCATGCTGGGCCCAACTCCACgtgcggccccgccgcgcccgcctTTTCCGCTTCCGGTGCCTGCCGCCATCTTGAGTTAGGGCGGCCCTCAGGGCAGTTAGGGCGGTGTCAGGGCTGAGGTGGGAGACCCGCGGGGTGCGGCGGGAGTCGCCGGCAGGAGCCTGTCAGACACCGCCGTGCCGGGGCCGCGCCCCTGTGGAACCGGCCAGAGCGAGCCCGTAGCCATGGGCGAGCGACGGCGACCCGTTACGCATTACTGAGCGTGAATTGCGTCCCGGTGACGTCACACCCTGAAGGTCGCGCCGCCCTTCGCAGCCGCGCCATGCGCTACGTGCGCCTCCTCCCGGCGGCCGCTCTGCGCATGCGCCGCTGTCCCCCACCCGCCTCCCTCCTCCGccggcgcgcggggcggggcggggccgcgcgggGGCGTCAGTCGCGCGTGGCAGCGGCGTGAGGAGGAGCGCGCGCCGGTCCCTCAGCCCACCATGGCAGCCGCGTACCGGCTCGTCCTCGTCCGCCACGGCGAGAGCGCCTGGAACCTCGAGAACCGCTTCAGCGGCTGGTACGACGCCGACCTCAGCCCTGCCGGGCAGCAAGAGGCGCGGCGCGGCGGCGAGGCCCTCCGAGGTACCGGCTCACCGGTGAAAGTTACGGGGGGGTGGTTCGGCCGAGGCGGGAGTCGTGGaggtggggtgggaaggggtCGCGGACTAGTGCGGCCACCTCGAGCCTAATGAGGGCGGGTTTCAGGTTCTCCCGTGCCCGGGATTGGCCTCCAGTGTGGGGTCGGGGGTTCGGTCACGTGGGGAGAGCCGCTGATACCGCAGTGTGGTGGTTCTCCGGTACTGGTCGCGTCTTGGCCGCCGCCGGTTTCCGTAAGGACGAGGACGCGACCGGTACCGGCGCGGCGAGGCCCCCGCCCTTGGCCTTTCACCGGTTGCGTAAGGCCCGGCGCTCACCTCCCCGGTCTCCCCCATCCCCCCGCCTTCCCTCGTCTTTTTCAGATGCCGGATATGAGTTCGACATCTGCTTCACCTCGGTACAGAAACGGGCCATCCGTACCCTCTGGACCGTCCTGGATGCCATTGACCAGATGTGGTTACCCGTTATCCGGACCTGGCGCCTGAACGAGAGGCACTACGGGGCTCTCACGGGTTTGAACAAGGCTGAGACAGCGGCAAAGCATGGTGAGGCGCAGGTGAAGATCTGGAGACGCTCGTATGACATCCCTCCGCCTCCCATGCAGTCTGACCACCCCTTCTATAGCACAATTGCAAAGGTAAGACGCATTGCTTTTTGTTCCTTGCCTTGAGGCTCCTAAAAGTCATCTGCAGTGTGGTGATCTGTCTTCCTCTATCAGGTcttctctgtcactgctgcagtAGATGGGGCTGTTGTATGTGCTGGTTGTCTTTGGGCTGTTTGCCCTGCTTCCTCCCTGGGGAGTGGAACCCCTGGACATTGCATGAACAGTTCTGAAGCAGAGATGATACTTCTGTTAATCATTAGTGCTGTGACCCATTCCTGGATGTTTCATCTGGTGTCTTCATCCAGAACAAGCAACATGTGATTTTCCTTCCCCAAGAGGGGCTCACATCCCTGACTATCATTCATTGTAATCTCAGACATCAAAGGCTTCCTTGTTTCCAAATTTGGCTTTGCTTTCATGAAGTGGGTCCTCAGGTGGAGAATTTAGGGGAGGGGCAAAAGCCTTGCCACCATCTTCCCACACTGGGTGGGGAGCACTGGACTGGTGTGTAAGTGTGGCTGTTGTCCCAGGACCGTCGCTACGCCGACCTGACAGAGGACCAGCTGCCAACGTGTGAGAGCTTGAAAGACACCATTGCCCGGGCTCTGCCTTTCTGGAACGAGGAAATTGTCCCACAGATCAAAGAGGGCAAGCGAGTCCTTATTGCTGCACATGGCAATAGCCTGCGTGGGATTGTCAAGCACCTGGAAGGTAGGTCAGCCCTGCAGGGATCTCCCTGCttccccagctggcactgcaggcaaGGCCAGGAGTGATGGCACCGTGTTCACAGGCATGTCGGAAGAGGCCATCATGGAGCTGAACCTGCCCACTGGCATCCCCATTGTCTACGAGCTGGACAAGAACCTGAAACCCGTCAAGCCCATGCAGTTCCTGGGGGATGAGGAGACCGTACGCAAGGCCATGGAggctgttgctgctcagggcaagGTTAAGAAGTGAGGGCAGTCAGCAGACCAGCATGTAGTAGAGCCCCCTGCCATCCCCTACCCCTCTGTTCACATCCCCCACAGTTGTAGGAacttggagctgcagagctggagctaCTCCCCAGGATTAGGCCCATTCCCTCCAACTAGGCTCCCCTCTGCAGACAGCCTGGGGGCCCCAGggtgagggctgtgtgtgcaggagtCTGGTGTGAAAGgaagccctggctctgccaggcagcagccacaCACCTCTCCACACTGAGGTTCCAGCCCTCAGACCTCATCTGCAGGGGGACAGGCTGAGTGATCCCTCACCAATTCAGGctcctctgctttgcttcccCGACAGCTCTTGTCACCCAGTTACTGTAGTTTTGTCACTTGATTTAGTGCTCTTGGGAGCAGTGAGGTGAGTGCAGTGCTGACAGTGACCAAGGTGGGTACCCTGTTCCCCTCGTGGGTGCATGGCCCAGGGACCTGGGATGCCACTGGAAGGGGATGTACAGCACCCTAGACTGGTACTTGCAACTCTGGGCCCAGTTCTGCCAGCCCCTGCTTTAACTTATTTCCTTCAGACAAGGGTGAGAGAGGGAGCCTGTTGCCTGGAGGTCCGTGTCTGCCACATACTTCCCCCAGCTGACATCCACCTTAGTCCTGCTGGTGAAGCAGGTGCCGTTGTGTCCCATCCCACACAGATGTGTACATGGTCTGTCACTGTGGCCTCCCCCTCTACCAGCGCTGTGAGCTTGGGCTTGCACGGGGTCAGTGTTACTGTCCAACCATAGCAGCTGTCTTGTTCCAGTTCAATAAAGGAGTAATGCGCAATAACGAGGTGTCGGTGCATCTGTGGTCTGTGTGGGGCTCCATGGTCCTGGCACACATAAGGCAGCAGTCACTGCTGGATGCAGATGGTGCTGCAGAAGCTGTGCTGGCCTTGGGGAgcaaagcacagctctgcagtgacaccctgccctgcagtggtTTTCAGGCCCTGGGTGTGGTGCACTCATCCCCTCAGTAGGGCAGAGCAGGTGTGGCCCAGGGAGATGTGGCACCCAGCCACAGAATGCCCTGGTTATCAGTGTGCTGAGACAGGCTGTGCTCCAGGCTTTACTCTGGTGTGGGGAAACCAACCTGGCAAGGCAGATGCCTGGAACCAGTGCAGCCCAGCCACAAAAtggggctctgtgctgctggcctCACTGTGGTGAAGGTGCGGGGTTGCTCTCCTTCCCCACCAGTGAACATATGCTGCTTTgtggctgtggtgctgcagaaGCTGTTCCCTCAACAGGTCTGCTGCAGGAGCCAGAGCACTGTGCCACAGGCAACCCCAGCCCCCCCCAGCTGTAATGAGCCAAGCACGGAGctctcaaaaaatatttattatccCAAAATACAAAACCCATCCTGCCAGTGAGGGCCTGGCTGGATGTGTGAAGGAGGTGGGAGCCCGGGGGGCTGCTCTggccccacagacacccagtCCTGCCAGGGTGCTACGTCTGCAGGAACTGGGGCTGCACCCGTGCCACCTTACGGAACTCCTTGGTGTGTGTCCGCGGGCACTGCATCTCACACCAGCTGATGGGCACCATCTGCACACCTAGGGACACCACATGTCAGGGGTTCTACTTCCCAAAATTGTGTTACTCCATGTGGAGAGGGAAGCAGCCCAGCAGGTGCCCCTCAGGCAGGGATGAGGTAGAACTGTCACCACAGGcgccctgcctgtccccatcACATCCCTACCTGCCTCACTGCGTGCCACCACCACACCCAGCTCATTCTCCGCCGTGCTCAGCAGGTAGTTGGACTGTGCATCACCCAGGGAGATCTGATCAGACAAGGGTTAAGGGAAACACTTCCCCAGGGAGGCTCAAGCCAACCTGCTGTCCCTGAGGGGAAAGGATATAACTTTGGCCAGGACGATGTCACTGGGGCGGAAGCTCTTGTACACTTCTACCTGCAGGAGAGAGCAGGTGACACCACACAGTGCAGGGGCACCATCAGCAGGGGGTACAGGGGCCCCCACCAGCAGAAAGCAGGGACAGCTGTGGTGGAACAGTCACTGGCAGTGCCTCACTGACCTTATCCTTCTCTGTGGCTCGGATATCTTCTCTCCTGAAAAAGGAGACGGAGGTATCTGAGTCCCAGTGAGCAAAGGCAACTCGGCAgcctgtggcaggagctgccaggaccTGCTGGACACCTGCCCAGTGCTtggggcagagctccagccaggGCAGTCAGCTGCACTACCCACACAGCCTTTCTccctgctggagagcaggggatCCCAGCCTCCTCCCTACCGTATGGTCCCGCGGAAGGTGGATTTCAGTGGCGTGGAGCCGACATACAGGATGTGCACCTTGGCAAAGCGAGAGTTAATGCTGCAGACCTGCCCGTTAAAAAGGGGAATCAGTGCCAGCACCCTGGTccaggcagggaaagggcagggagcaggcaggataGGGCTGCATGGGGAGCTCAGGTCTCACTCGACCTCCtctgccctctgctccaggcAGCGGAGGGACACCTGGCAGCACTCAGATGAGGAAGATGATACTTGAGCAACTCAAGGCACGCAAATAAAGGCCGAAACCTACTGTGATCCCAATCCCTCTCCCCCCATCAGGAATGTAAGGAAACTAATCCCTCATCTGCGCCACCCTTtctcagagctgccccaggcacTGACCTGCGCACTCTCTACCCCAGAAAAGAATTCTTGAAGGccgagaaaagaaaaacctcccTTCAGACCTCAACCTCAGGGCAGTTGTCCCCATGCCAATACCCATGTTCTTTTAGGAGTGAGGAACCCAAGAGAGACCCTGGGCTGCCTCTGTCCTTCTGTGAGTTGTACAGAGGGGACAAACGATCCCAGTGgctcctcatcccaccccatccgTGTGCAAAACAAAGCTCAGCACGAGGCACAGTGAGCCAAGGCAGTCTGTGATCGCAGCGCGCCAGTGCCCCACCTTGCATGTCACCACGGCCCCCACgttgggcaggagctgggactcGCTGTCTCTCACCACCGACAGCACGGGGAGCTGCGGAGCAAGACATGAAGGTCAGGATCCCCGTCCGAACCCCCCGGAGCCTCGTCCGCAGCGAGGCGGTGCCGCCCGGGCGCACGGCAGTCAGGCGCTCACCTCGCCGTCCTCGCTCCTCCGCTCCAGGCAGCCGGCCAGCGACGAGAAAATGAAGCCGTGCCGGGTGTAGGTCCCGCTGCCAGCCGTGGCCTCCTCGGCGCTGCACAGCCGCTCACCTGCGAGACGGGAGCTCAGAGGCTGCCGGGGCGTCCCGCTCTCGCTGCACGGTCCGGGCCCGCACCGCCCCGGACACAGCGCCGGCTCCCGGCCGGCCCAATGCAGGACATCCCCGGGGCAACCCCTCCGCAGTGCCCCCGCCCGTACGCCTCGCCTGGGCCGCCGCGTCCCCTTCCGGGCAGCCCCGCCAGCGGGAGCCGCACTCACCTGGGACGCAGTACCGCGCAGGGGGCGCCATCTTCGCTGCCGCCAGGGCGTCCCCAGAAAGCCCTCACCTTATTGGTCCCCACGGCAATACCGCACTGTAAGCGGCGCTTTTAGTGGCTCTCTCCTACCCCGGCGCGCTGCCTGCTGGGGGCTGTAGTCTCGTTGCGGCAGCGGGAGCTCCCGGCATACCGTGCGCGGGCGCTGCCCGTGGGCCGGCGGGGCCCGGGCATGGAGGCGGCGGGCGCAGGtcggcggggccgggcagggctggcagggccctgccaggggctgcgGGTGCCACGGGGCTGGGCGGGCTGAGAGGAGGGATTCTGTGGGGCGAGTAGTGAGGGGCGCGGTGGGGGATGCTGCGGGTGCTGCGGGGCAGGAGGTGCTTGTGCGGTcctggggggcagtggggagcTGTTGCCCCGGGGTGCGGTTGGGATGGGATGCAGTGGGGGGGATGCTGCGGGCCCGGAGGTGCTGCGGCGCGAGGGGTCCCGGGTGATGCGGCGGGGCTGAGGGATGCCTGCTGTCGACGTAGGCAGCCTTGGAGAACGGGGCGGAGTGCCTCGGTGCTGCGGGGCTGGGACTGCCGGACCGGGGGGAGCCACCGGAGGGTGccacagagctgtgtctgtgcaccTGGACCCGCAGGAGCCAGCGCCCCGTCTGCGCTTGGGGTGGGGCCCAAGCCACACTTCCCCACCCCTGGGCTGTGATGTTGCCAGTGGtcttggctgtgctggtggtggctgtcccatccccaTGGGCTCGGTGCCCCGCTGGGATGCGCGGAAGGCCATGGGCAGGGCGAGGGCTGGATCCCAGTGCCTGACTGGGCAAGGGAAGGTGCGTAATGGCTCTGCTGGAGCCTCctctctgtggctgtgctgtctgCAGGCAGGTGTCTGGGGACAGAGttgggtcctgccctggggcagaatGGCCGCCTCACCTATagccccactccctgctcccGGCTGTTTTAGGTGAGGAAGCCTCTCCGGGGGGTAGGGATGTGCTGTGTTTTTGGAGGGGAGAGCTGACTTTATTGCTTGCTGTTGGCTACAGCATTTTGTCTCTTACCACACTGACTACACGGAGACATGTGCCACCCAAAGGCTACAGGGCAAGAAGTTGTTGCTCCACTTTGTGCGTGATGAGTTTTGGGAAAAAGTTCTTGGCAGACTCAAAGGGAAACATGGAGAAGTGTATGACACTGGGATTTGTATGTATCCCACCTTTCCCTTACCAGGAAACAGAAAGTATGAGCAGGAGCCATGCTTAGACCTGGGGTGGGCTGCTGGGTCTGGGGTCCTCATGTTCAGCAGCTCCCAACCTTGGGGTCAGCCCCACACTCCTCGGGAAGGGCAGAGGAGATCTCTGGATCCTTTGAGCAGCCCATCTggatgctgcagctcctgcccttaccctccctgctgctcaccAAGGGCTGTActgcacagcagtgcagagagcTGATCCCTGCTAGAGGGACTGAGCTCTGGCACCacttcctggcactgctccaaAGTGAGCGCTTGGCCCAGGCTCAGAACGTGCCCTGGCAGGaccctggggcagcctcactGCTTAATATTGATGGTACTGCCCGTACAGAGGCCTGggggccccagccctgcagatcATTTTCCCAGATCGGGTTCCTCATcgctcccagcagagctcttAGTCAGGACAGGGGCTCAGCAGCCATGGGAGCCCCAGGCCACTCCTTCACTGGTGCATGGCATTGTCCAAGGATGCAGgcaaggagaaggaggaaatgcGGGGACTCTCAGAATGGGGCTGTGAGGTTGAGAAGGACACAGAGTGGTCTCTGTAGCTTGGTCCAGAGGCTGAGGTGAAGGGAAGTAGCATCCTACTTTTTGGGGTTAAGGAGGGACTAGGGGAGGAGGGGTAATCCTGTACTGGCTCTTCCATGTATACCTTGTAGGGGTTTCCCTGTTCCTGAACCTATTGGGAAGTGCTGGATTCATCCCTGGAGCAGGCCCAGTATCCTGGATGCTCATGCCTTCTCTGGTTTCCTCTGAGTCAGACTCTGTGTCACTGCCCCGGCCCCCTCCCCGCTGGGAAAGACGAGATGGGACCAGAGAGCACCTGAGCCCAGATGCTGCTGGGCCTGTGCCCCCCACTTCGCACAGAGAGACATCCTGGTGACAGCAGCCTCACAGCCTCCAGGAGCCTGAGCTCAGCACCCTTGCCAGTTCAGGG
Above is a window of Pithys albifrons albifrons isolate INPA30051 chromosome 9, PitAlb_v1, whole genome shotgun sequence DNA encoding:
- the PGAM1 gene encoding phosphoglycerate mutase 1; amino-acid sequence: MAAAYRLVLVRHGESAWNLENRFSGWYDADLSPAGQQEARRGGEALRDAGYEFDICFTSVQKRAIRTLWTVLDAIDQMWLPVIRTWRLNERHYGALTGLNKAETAAKHGEAQVKIWRRSYDIPPPPMQSDHPFYSTIAKDRRYADLTEDQLPTCESLKDTIARALPFWNEEIVPQIKEGKRVLIAAHGNSLRGIVKHLEGMSEEAIMELNLPTGIPIVYELDKNLKPVKPMQFLGDEETVRKAMEAVAAQGKVKK
- the EXOSC1 gene encoding exosome complex component CSL4 isoform X1, yielding MAPPARYCVPGERLCSAEEATAGSGTYTRHGFIFSSLAGCLERRSEDGELPVLSVVRDSESQLLPNVGAVVTCKVCSINSRFAKVHILYVGSTPLKSTFRGTIRREDIRATEKDKVEVYKSFRPSDIVLAKVISLGDAQSNYLLSTAENELGVVVARSEAGVQMVPISWCEMQCPRTHTKEFRKVARVQPQFLQT
- the EXOSC1 gene encoding exosome complex component CSL4 isoform X2, translating into MAPPARYCVPGERLCSAEEATAGSGTYTRHGFIFSSLAGCLERRSEDGELPVLSVVRDSESQLLPNVGAVVTCKVHILYVGSTPLKSTFRGTIRREDIRATEKDKVEVYKSFRPSDIVLAKVISLGDAQSNYLLSTAENELGVVVARSEAGVQMVPISWCEMQCPRTHTKEFRKVARVQPQFLQT